From Eschrichtius robustus isolate mEscRob2 chromosome 7, mEscRob2.pri, whole genome shotgun sequence, a single genomic window includes:
- the GGPS1 gene encoding geranylgeranyl pyrophosphate synthase isoform X1, whose product MEKTQETAQRILLEPYKYLLQLPGKQVRTKLSQAFNHWLRVPEDKLQIIIEVTEMLHNASLLIDDIEDNSKLRRGFPVAHSIYGIPSVINSANYVYFLGLEKVLTLDHPDAVKLFTRQLLELHQGQGLDIYWRDNYTCPTEEEYKAMVLQKTGGLFGLAVGLMQLFSEYKEDLKPLLNTLGLFFQIRDDYANLHSKEYSENKSFCEDLTEGKFSFPTIHAIWSRPESTQVQNILRQRTENVDVKKYCVHYLENVGSFEYTRNTLKELESKAYEQIDACGGNPELVALVKHLSKMFKEENE is encoded by the exons GTAAACAAGTGAGAACCAAACTTTCACAGGCGTTTAATCATTGGCTAAGAGTTCCAGAAGACAAGCTACAG ATTATCATTGAAGTGACGGAAATGTTGCATAATGCCAGTTTACTCATCGATGATATTGAAGACAACTCAAAACTCCGTCGTGGCTTTCCAGTGGCACACAGCATCTATGGAATTCCATCTGTCATCAATTCTGCCaattatgtatattttcttgGCCTAGAGAAAGTCTTAACCCTTGATCACCCAGATGCAGTAAAGCTTTTTACCCGCCAGCTTTTAGAACTCCATCAGGGACAAGGCCTGGATATCTACTGGAGGGATAATTACACTTGCCCCACTGAAGAAGAATATAAAGCAATGGTGCTGCAGAAGACAGGAGGACTATTTGGATTAGCAGTAGGTCTCATGCAGTTGTTCTCTGAATACAAAGAAGATTTAAAGCCACTACTGAATACACTTGGGCTCTTTTTCCAAATCAGGGATGATTATGCTAATCTACACTCCAAAGAATATAgtgaaaacaaaagcttttgtGAAGATCTAACAGAGGGAAAGTTCTCATTCCCTACTATTCATGCTATTTGGTCAAGGCCTGAAAGCACCCAGGTGCAGAATATCTTGCGCCAGAGAACCGAAAATGTAGATGTTAAAAAATACTGTGTACATTATCTTGAGAACGTAGGTTCTTTTGAATACACTCGGAATACTCTTAAAGAGCTTGAATCTAAAGCCTATGAACAAATCGATGCATGTGGTGGGAACCCTGAGCTAGTAGCTCTAGTAAAACACTTAAGTAAAATGTTCAAAGAAGAGAATGAATAA
- the GGPS1 gene encoding geranylgeranyl pyrophosphate synthase isoform X2, translating to MLHNASLLIDDIEDNSKLRRGFPVAHSIYGIPSVINSANYVYFLGLEKVLTLDHPDAVKLFTRQLLELHQGQGLDIYWRDNYTCPTEEEYKAMVLQKTGGLFGLAVGLMQLFSEYKEDLKPLLNTLGLFFQIRDDYANLHSKEYSENKSFCEDLTEGKFSFPTIHAIWSRPESTQVQNILRQRTENVDVKKYCVHYLENVGSFEYTRNTLKELESKAYEQIDACGGNPELVALVKHLSKMFKEENE from the coding sequence ATGTTGCATAATGCCAGTTTACTCATCGATGATATTGAAGACAACTCAAAACTCCGTCGTGGCTTTCCAGTGGCACACAGCATCTATGGAATTCCATCTGTCATCAATTCTGCCaattatgtatattttcttgGCCTAGAGAAAGTCTTAACCCTTGATCACCCAGATGCAGTAAAGCTTTTTACCCGCCAGCTTTTAGAACTCCATCAGGGACAAGGCCTGGATATCTACTGGAGGGATAATTACACTTGCCCCACTGAAGAAGAATATAAAGCAATGGTGCTGCAGAAGACAGGAGGACTATTTGGATTAGCAGTAGGTCTCATGCAGTTGTTCTCTGAATACAAAGAAGATTTAAAGCCACTACTGAATACACTTGGGCTCTTTTTCCAAATCAGGGATGATTATGCTAATCTACACTCCAAAGAATATAgtgaaaacaaaagcttttgtGAAGATCTAACAGAGGGAAAGTTCTCATTCCCTACTATTCATGCTATTTGGTCAAGGCCTGAAAGCACCCAGGTGCAGAATATCTTGCGCCAGAGAACCGAAAATGTAGATGTTAAAAAATACTGTGTACATTATCTTGAGAACGTAGGTTCTTTTGAATACACTCGGAATACTCTTAAAGAGCTTGAATCTAAAGCCTATGAACAAATCGATGCATGTGGTGGGAACCCTGAGCTAGTAGCTCTAGTAAAACACTTAAGTAAAATGTTCAAAGAAGAGAATGAATAA